From the genome of Papaver somniferum cultivar HN1 chromosome 2, ASM357369v1, whole genome shotgun sequence, one region includes:
- the LOC113347539 gene encoding uncharacterized protein LOC113347539, which translates to MAQAKLEQAKAELQIMRDRIKEKNIQAEGSCIKEKNIQVEGSGTADGTKATIEEATHTMQCRNNIVVEETNKLEWGAAKDEEDRLKKEQAAKKKAELLAGKKAPKKTSKNKKQQAKAVQEDDKGPANPSDNLIT; encoded by the coding sequence ATGGCTCAAGCCAAACTTGAGCAGGCTAAGGCTGAGCTCCAAATTATGCGAGATCGCATCAAAGAGAAGAACATACAGGCTGAAGGTTCTTGCATCAAAGAGAAGAACATACAGGTTGAAGGTTCTGGGACCGCCGATGGGACAAAGGCTACAATCGAAGAGGCTACTCATACTATGCAATGCAGGAACAACATTGTAGTGGAGGAAACTAATAAACTCGAATGGGGGGCTGCCAAAGATGAGGAAGATCGCCTGAAAAAGGAACAAGCAGCGAAGAAGAAGGCCGAGCTTCTGGCAGGCAAGAAGGCCCCGAAGAAAACatcaaaaaataagaaacaaCAAGCTAAGGCTGTCCAAGAAGATGACAAGGGTCCAGCAAACCCTTCTGATAATTTGATTACTTAA